One genomic segment of Amycolatopsis sp. WQ 127309 includes these proteins:
- a CDS encoding GbsR/MarR family transcriptional regulator, giving the protein MNEEAWIEQVSAFFARQEGLPPITGRILGWLMICEPAEQSAADIAAGIKASRASMTANIRSLTATGLVRRYTRAGDRTAYYRLDDQGWETAVRRRIEGMSAFEDVLHQGLDLVGRDAERASRLRAAQSVYHWVGSLLRPPENGDPDDRTGPPEPGEGNPADGAVPARPRQPPHDADPR; this is encoded by the coding sequence GTGAACGAGGAAGCCTGGATCGAGCAGGTCTCGGCCTTCTTCGCGCGCCAGGAAGGGCTGCCGCCGATCACCGGGCGCATCCTCGGCTGGCTGATGATCTGCGAGCCCGCCGAACAGTCCGCGGCCGACATCGCCGCCGGGATCAAGGCGAGCCGCGCGTCGATGACGGCGAACATCCGCTCCCTGACCGCCACCGGGCTCGTCCGCCGCTACACCCGCGCCGGTGACCGCACCGCCTACTACCGGCTCGACGACCAGGGCTGGGAAACCGCCGTCCGCCGGCGCATCGAAGGCATGAGCGCCTTCGAGGACGTCCTCCACCAGGGCCTCGACCTCGTCGGCCGCGACGCCGAACGCGCGTCCCGGCTGCGCGCCGCGCAATCCGTCTACCACTGGGTCGGCTCGCTCCTGCGGCCGCCGGAGAACGGAGACCCCGATGACCGAACAGGTCCGCCTGAGCCAGGAGAAGGAAACCCTGCTGATGGCGCTGTACCTGCGCGCCCTCGACAACCTCCGCACGACGCCGATCCTCGGTGA
- a CDS encoding glycoside hydrolase family 3 C-terminal domain-containing protein produces MIRRGAALIAAVLITGTTVPAAAEAAPASPSACPWVGSHAPVDKRVAQVLGQMTLDEKITMVHGTAAGGYTGRVAGDDRLCIPSLKMEDGPLGVNLGNTTQLPAASAVAASFDAGLAKTYGSVIGAEDKTKGVDVDLGPTINIVRDPRWGRAFESYSEDPYLAGQLGAADIDGVQSQGVMAQVKHWAVYNQEENRNTTADNAVIDDRTVHEIYASAFGNVVAKAKPSSAMCSYSSINGTYACENPYLNDILKQDFGFDGFITSDWGATHSAAPSANAGMDMEMPGQDFFGATLKTAVQSGQVPQSRLDDMVTRILREEFRFGLFDHPSPDTLDAAASTAAHLAVAKKAAEDGTVLLKNDGLLPLDARKLRSVAVIGDGAGKNTLSSGGGSAHIAGTGTVTPLDGIKARAGSGIDVEYAQGNLGTGSALPPIESSALKPPSGTGSGLQGDYYANTDSSGTPVVTRTDPQVAFTFSGAPAPGVPATNFSAKWTGTLTAPATGTYTLGLTSDDGSRLLVGGQQVIDNWGDHGAQTKTAQVPLTAGQPVQVEVDYYQGGGDASVSLGWLPPGEDLAGQAAALAAKSDVAVVYANDYESEGGDLDDIDLPADQNKLIDAVAAANPNTVVVLNTGSAVTMPWLAKVKGVFEAWYPGQEAGHAIASLLFGDVAPSGKLPVTFPASLGQVPASTPEQWPGVDGKVQYSEGLDVGYRWYDRKNLTPLYPFGFGLSYTNFRFSNLKVDGDTLRENGRISVSADVTNTGARRGAEVAQLYLSDPASTGEPVNQLKGFQKVDLQPRQTQRVRFELTAQDASYWSTDAHAWELGVGRYTVRVGDSSRNLPLSGGFRVDHTTGPRFTKVAAPAIAAPGKTLSVTTTFTNGATEAVHDAVTTLAVPAGWKATPRTPAVVRTVRPGESVPTTWAVTAGASAAPGPVSLSATTRYAGGSVRGTASTQVAYPNLAAAYTDVGVTDDADPAPGNLDGAGFSFSAQALDSVGVHPGGPVTSGAATFTWPDVPAGQRDTVTTAGQSVSLTGSGTALNLLTTGTNGTQSGPVTVTYADGTTSTSTLTVADWYANQAVAGCVLVATTPYWNRPAGSTYPHDQKVSLYAASVPLTASKQVAYVTLPSNKQLHVFATAFTA; encoded by the coding sequence GTGATACGGCGTGGAGCAGCCCTGATCGCGGCCGTGCTGATCACCGGCACGACCGTCCCCGCAGCGGCCGAGGCCGCGCCCGCTTCGCCTTCCGCTTGTCCCTGGGTGGGGTCCCACGCGCCCGTGGACAAGCGGGTGGCGCAGGTGCTCGGGCAGATGACGCTCGACGAGAAGATCACGATGGTGCACGGCACCGCCGCCGGCGGCTACACCGGCCGCGTCGCGGGCGACGATCGGCTGTGCATCCCGTCGCTGAAGATGGAGGACGGCCCGCTGGGCGTCAACCTGGGCAACACCACCCAGCTGCCCGCCGCGTCCGCCGTCGCCGCGTCGTTCGACGCGGGGTTGGCCAAGACCTACGGGTCGGTGATCGGCGCCGAGGACAAGACGAAGGGCGTCGACGTCGACCTCGGCCCGACCATCAACATCGTGCGTGACCCGCGCTGGGGCCGCGCGTTCGAGTCCTACAGCGAAGATCCGTACCTGGCCGGGCAGCTGGGCGCGGCCGACATCGACGGCGTCCAGTCCCAGGGCGTGATGGCGCAGGTGAAGCACTGGGCCGTCTACAACCAGGAGGAGAACCGCAACACCACCGCCGACAACGCGGTGATCGACGACCGGACCGTGCACGAGATCTACGCCAGCGCGTTTGGGAACGTCGTCGCGAAGGCCAAGCCGTCGTCGGCGATGTGCTCGTACTCCTCGATCAACGGCACCTACGCGTGTGAGAACCCGTACCTCAACGACATCCTGAAGCAGGACTTCGGGTTCGACGGCTTCATCACCTCCGACTGGGGTGCCACGCACAGCGCGGCCCCGTCGGCGAACGCCGGGATGGACATGGAGATGCCCGGCCAGGACTTCTTCGGCGCCACGCTGAAGACGGCCGTCCAAAGTGGACAGGTGCCGCAGTCCCGGCTGGACGACATGGTCACCCGCATCCTGCGCGAGGAGTTCCGCTTCGGGCTGTTCGACCACCCGTCGCCCGACACGCTCGACGCGGCCGCGTCGACCGCCGCGCACCTCGCGGTGGCCAAGAAGGCCGCCGAAGACGGCACGGTCCTGCTCAAGAACGACGGCTTGCTGCCGCTGGACGCGCGCAAGCTGCGCTCGGTCGCGGTGATCGGCGACGGCGCGGGCAAGAACACGCTCAGCTCCGGCGGCGGCAGCGCGCACATCGCCGGCACCGGCACGGTCACGCCGTTGGACGGCATCAAGGCGCGCGCCGGCTCGGGCATCGACGTCGAGTACGCGCAGGGCAACCTCGGCACCGGCAGCGCGCTGCCCCCGATCGAGAGCAGTGCGCTCAAGCCGCCGTCGGGGACCGGCAGCGGGCTGCAGGGGGACTACTACGCGAACACCGACTCGTCCGGGACGCCGGTGGTGACCCGCACCGACCCGCAGGTGGCGTTCACCTTCAGCGGGGCGCCCGCGCCGGGCGTGCCCGCGACGAACTTCTCGGCCAAGTGGACCGGCACCCTCACCGCGCCCGCGACCGGCACCTACACCCTCGGCCTGACCAGCGACGACGGCAGCCGGCTGCTCGTCGGCGGGCAGCAGGTGATCGACAACTGGGGTGACCACGGCGCGCAGACCAAGACCGCGCAGGTCCCGCTCACCGCGGGGCAGCCGGTCCAGGTCGAGGTCGACTACTACCAGGGCGGCGGCGACGCCTCGGTCAGCCTCGGCTGGCTGCCGCCGGGGGAGGACCTCGCCGGGCAGGCGGCCGCGCTCGCCGCGAAGTCCGACGTCGCGGTCGTCTACGCCAACGACTACGAGTCCGAAGGCGGCGACCTCGACGACATCGACCTGCCCGCCGACCAGAACAAGCTGATCGACGCCGTCGCGGCGGCCAACCCGAACACCGTCGTCGTGCTCAACACCGGCTCCGCCGTGACGATGCCGTGGCTGGCGAAGGTCAAGGGCGTCTTCGAGGCGTGGTACCCGGGCCAGGAAGCGGGGCACGCGATCGCGTCGCTGCTCTTCGGCGACGTCGCGCCGTCCGGCAAGCTGCCGGTGACGTTCCCGGCGTCGCTCGGCCAGGTGCCCGCGTCGACGCCGGAGCAGTGGCCGGGTGTCGACGGCAAGGTCCAGTACTCCGAGGGTCTCGACGTCGGCTACCGCTGGTACGACCGGAAGAACCTGACGCCGTTGTACCCCTTCGGTTTCGGGCTCTCGTACACGAACTTCCGGTTCTCGAACCTGAAGGTGGACGGCGACACCCTGCGGGAGAACGGCCGGATCTCGGTCAGCGCCGACGTCACCAACACCGGTGCGCGGCGCGGCGCCGAGGTCGCCCAGCTGTACCTGAGCGATCCGGCGTCCACCGGCGAGCCGGTCAACCAGCTCAAGGGCTTCCAGAAGGTGGACCTCCAGCCGCGCCAGACGCAACGGGTCCGGTTCGAGCTGACCGCGCAGGACGCGTCGTACTGGAGCACCGACGCACACGCGTGGGAACTCGGCGTCGGCCGGTACACCGTCCGCGTCGGCGACTCGTCCCGGAACCTCCCGCTGTCGGGCGGTTTCCGCGTCGACCACACCACCGGGCCGCGGTTCACGAAGGTGGCCGCGCCCGCGATCGCGGCGCCCGGCAAGACCCTCTCGGTGACGACCACCTTCACCAACGGCGCCACCGAAGCCGTGCACGACGCGGTGACGACTCTGGCTGTCCCGGCGGGCTGGAAGGCGACCCCGCGCACCCCGGCGGTCGTCCGGACGGTCCGGCCGGGGGAGTCGGTGCCGACGACCTGGGCGGTGACGGCCGGCGCTTCGGCGGCGCCCGGCCCGGTCTCGCTGTCCGCCACCACCCGGTACGCGGGTGGCTCGGTCCGGGGCACGGCGTCCACGCAGGTCGCCTACCCGAACCTGGCCGCGGCGTACACGGACGTCGGCGTCACCGACGACGCCGACCCGGCGCCGGGCAACCTCGACGGCGCGGGCTTCAGCTTCTCCGCCCAGGCCCTGGACTCGGTGGGCGTCCACCCCGGCGGCCCGGTCACGAGCGGCGCGGCGACGTTCACCTGGCCGGACGTCCCGGCGGGTCAGCGGGACACGGTGACCACGGCCGGTCAGAGCGTCAGCCTCACCGGCTCGGGGACGGCGCTGAACCTGCTGACCACCGGCACGAACGGCACCCAGAGCGGCCCGGTCACCGTGACCTACGCCGACGGCACGACGTCCACCTCGACGCTCACCGTCGCGGACTGGTACGCGAACCAGGCCGTGGCCGGCTGCGTGCTCGTGGCGACGACGCCGTACTGGAACCGCCCCGCGGGAAGTACGTACCCGCACGACCAGAAGGTGAGTCTCTACGCGGCTTCCGTGCCGCTGACGGCGTCGAAGCAGGTCGCGTACGTGACGCTGCCGTCGAACAAGCAGCTGCACGTCTTCGCGACGGCGTTCACCGCGTGA
- a CDS encoding class I SAM-dependent methyltransferase: protein MTEQVRLSQEKETLLMALYLRALDNLRTTPILGDPFAQDVVDRIDYDFGRLGNLKGNAPLIATRARQFDAWTRDFLAGHPDGLVLHLACGLDSRPLRIERPATAQWIDVDYPDVIELRERLYGPIEGVRTVGSSVTEAAWWDEIPADRPALVLAEGLLMYLAPDDVDRLVDRALRHFPSGRLVFDGVAPWVKTVAGLQPSMRRADTGFRWAMPAPEAFATEHPPLRLLDERSAVDLIGGHQNGAAARAVTRAFAHVPPVRDAMRFLRYGFTR, encoded by the coding sequence ATGACCGAACAGGTCCGCCTGAGCCAGGAGAAGGAAACCCTGCTGATGGCGCTGTACCTGCGCGCCCTCGACAACCTCCGCACGACGCCGATCCTCGGTGACCCGTTCGCGCAGGACGTCGTCGACCGGATCGACTACGACTTCGGCCGGCTCGGCAACCTCAAGGGCAACGCGCCGCTGATCGCCACCCGGGCCCGCCAGTTCGACGCCTGGACCCGCGACTTCCTCGCCGGCCACCCCGACGGCCTGGTGCTGCACCTGGCGTGCGGCCTGGACAGCCGCCCGCTGCGCATCGAGCGCCCGGCGACCGCGCAATGGATCGACGTCGACTACCCCGACGTCATCGAACTCCGCGAACGCCTCTACGGACCGATCGAGGGCGTCCGCACCGTGGGCTCGTCGGTCACCGAAGCCGCGTGGTGGGACGAGATCCCGGCCGACCGGCCCGCGCTGGTACTCGCCGAAGGGCTGCTGATGTACCTCGCCCCGGACGACGTGGACCGGCTGGTCGACCGGGCGCTGCGGCACTTCCCCAGCGGCCGGCTGGTCTTCGACGGCGTCGCGCCGTGGGTCAAGACGGTCGCGGGCCTGCAGCCCTCGATGCGCCGCGCGGACACCGGCTTCCGCTGGGCGATGCCCGCGCCGGAAGCCTTCGCCACCGAGCACCCGCCGCTGCGGCTGCTCGACGAACGGTCCGCCGTCGACCTGATCGGCGGGCACCAGAACGGCGCCGCGGCCCGGGCGGTCACGCGGGCGTTCGCCCACGTGCCGCCGGTCCGCGACGCCATGCGGTTCCTGCGCTACGGCTTCACGCGGTGA